Sequence from the Streptomyces sp. NBC_00440 genome:
CATGCCCGGACAAGGGACGGGCAGGCGGTACGGGACAGCGCGGCGGGACAGCGTGGCAGGACACGGCAGACGATCGACGCCGATCCCGATCACGGAATCCAGCATTGCCGAGCGGGCCCGTCGAGCAGGGCAGCAAACCACCCTTTCGGACTCGGCCAACGAATATTAGGTAGAATTCATCATAGGTTCCGCTCCTCCGGTTGCGGAGAAAGGGGATTTACCCATGCTGACTGCAATCGCAGATGTTCTGAGGTCGATCGGCGGGGCGATTGCCACCGTCGTGACCCTTCCTTTCAGGGCTGTGGCGCGACTCTTCGGCGGCGCCGCGGACAGCGCCCACGGCCATCACTGACCTTCCGGCCGGCTCCGCCCTGCAATCCCGGAATGACGCACCGCCCCTCCCGGAGCTGTTCCGGGAGGGGCGGTGCGTCGGGGCGGTGTGTCAGCGTCCGACAGCTTTGCGCAGCTGCTGCTTGTTCATTGTCGAGCGGCCTTCGACGTTCTTCTTCTTCGCCTCTTCGTAGAGCTGGTCCCTGGTCGGGCCCTGCGAGCCGCTGTGTGAGCGCTCGCCGCCGCGCTGGGATGCCGATTTCGGGTCCCTTGTCGAAACCTTGCCGGGCGACTTGGCCTCGCCCGCCCGTGCCCGTTCCTTGTTGACGGTGCGCGCGGCGATCTCCTCGGCCCGGCTCTCCGACGTACCGCGTTTTTCGGCGCTTTCCTTGACGTGCTCGTACTGGCGCTCGCGCTTGCGACTGGATCCTGCCGGCATGACATTTCTCCTTATCCATGCGTGCTCTGCTCTCCGCCTGCCCGCATTTGCGGCGCACCTCACACACTCGGTCCAGGAGCGCACCGCTGCAATCGGAGAGCCGCCGGGCGGCATTCGAACGAAGCGCCGGTGCGTCAGCGGGGCAGCACCCCGCACCGTGGCCACAGTCGTCCGATGCGATCGCAGGACCGGGGACCGCGCGTCTGACCGGGGCGCCGCGCGTCTCAGTCGAAGGGCCCCTGAGCGTCCGCTCCCGGGAAGTACGTACGTGATGGCGAGCAGCACGGCGCCGACGGCCGGAACGGCCGTCGGCGCCGAAGGAGTTCT
This genomic interval carries:
- a CDS encoding LPFR motif small protein, with product MLTAIADVLRSIGGAIATVVTLPFRAVARLFGGAADSAHGHH
- a CDS encoding plasmid stabilization protein; its protein translation is MPAGSSRKRERQYEHVKESAEKRGTSESRAEEIAARTVNKERARAGEAKSPGKVSTRDPKSASQRGGERSHSGSQGPTRDQLYEEAKKKNVEGRSTMNKQQLRKAVGR